In Gadus chalcogrammus isolate NIFS_2021 chromosome 1, NIFS_Gcha_1.0, whole genome shotgun sequence, one DNA window encodes the following:
- the LOC130382722 gene encoding cytochrome P450 3A30-like isoform X2 — translation MGFLPFLSTESWTLICICIALLALYGYAPYGFFKKLGIRGPKPWPFIGTFLEYRRGIHVFDMECFQKYGRIWGFYDGRQPVMGVMDTAMIKTILVKECYSTFTNRRDIGLNGPMQDAVSVLEDEAWKRVRSALSPSFTSGRLKEMYPIMLKYSNNVVENLRQKVAADEVIDVQEIFGPYSMDVVTSTAFSVDIDSLNQPSDPFVANIKKMMHFSFLNPLLLITVLFPFMGPVFDKLNLSFFPADVLKFFYSSLKKIKDDRTKNTHNNRVDFMQLMVDSQTTENINEDGTPEKGLNDHEILSQAMIFIFAGYLTSSNTLCFLAHNLATNPEVQAALQKEIDETFENKSRPTYEPLMQMEYLDMAFNESQRLFPLGNRLERIAKASVEINGVVIPKGTAIVVPVYVLHRDPALWPEPEAFRPERFSKVNRETMDPYSFLPFGAGPRNCVGMRFALLMMKLCMVEILQNFSFVTCKETDIPVEIGTGGIPEPKNPVKLKLVSREY, via the exons ATGGGATTTTTACCTTTTCTCTCCACCGAGAGCTGGACCTTAATTTGTATTTGCATTGCCCTCCTCGCGCT GTATGGATATGCCCCCTATGGATTCTTTAAGAAGCTAGGCATCCGTGGACCCAAACCATGGCCCTTTATCGGTACATTTTTGGAGTACAGAAGG GGTATACACGTCTTTGACATGGAATGCTTCCAGAAGTATGGCAGGATATGGGG ATTCTACGACGGTCGGCAGCCTGTGATGGGTGTGATGGACACGGCTATGATCAAAACCATCCTGGTGAAGGAGTGCTACTCCACGTTCACCAACAGACGA GACATTGGCTTGAACGGCCCCATGCAGGATGCAGTGTCAGTCCTCGAGGATGAGGCATGGAAAAGAGTCCGTAGTGCTCTGTCTCCATCGTTTACCAGCGGGCGTCTGAAAGAG ATGTATCCAATTATGCTAAAGTACTCAAATAATGTGGTGGAGAATCTTCGTCAGAAAGTTGCTGCTGATGAGGTCATCGACGTGCAGGA AATATTTGGACCGTACAGTATGGATGTGGTCACCAGCACTGCCTTCAGTGTTGATATTGATTCATTAAATCAACCCTCTGATCCGTTTGTGGCTAACATCAAGAAGATGATGCACTTCAGCTTTCTAAACCCACTGCTTTTGATTACAG TCCTGTTTCCTTTCATGGGACCAGTGTTTGATAAGCTGAACCTGTCGTTTTTTCCGGCTGATGTCCTCAAATTTTTCTACAGCTCTTTGAAAAAAATCAAAGATGATCGGACGAAGAATACACACAAT AATCGAGTGGACTTCATGCAGTTAATGGTGGATTCCCAGACGACTGAGAATATCAACGAAGACGGGACCCCAGAGAAAG GCCTTAATGACCACGAGATTCTATCCCAAGCCATGATCTTCATCTTCGCTGGCTACCTGACCAGCAGCAACACCCTATGCTTTCTAGCCCACAACCTGGCAACCAACCCTGAAGTCCAAGCAGCCTTGCAAAAGGAGATAGATGAAACCTTTGAaaacaag AGCAGGCCAACGTACGAACCGCTGATGCAGATGGAGTACCTTGATATGGCATTCAATGAGTCACAGCGGCTCTTCCCTCTCGGAAATCGATTGGAAAGGATTGCAAAGGCCTCTGTGGAGATAAACGGTGTCGTAATCCCAAAAGGAACTGCCATCGTGGTCCCTGTGTATGTCCTTCACCGGGATCCAGCTCTGTGGCCAGAGCCTGAGGCCTTCAGGCCTGAAAG ATTTAGCAAAGTAAACAGAGAAACCATGGATCCTTACTCCTTTCTTCCATTTGGAGCTGGGCCAAGGAATTGTGTGGGCATGCGGTTTGCTCTCTTGATGATGAAGTTGTGCATGGTGGAGATTCTACAGAACTTCAGCTTTGTCACCTGCAAGGAGACTGAT ATTCCTGTTGAGATAGGGACGGGTGGCATCCCCGAACCCAAGAATCCAGTCAAACTGAAGCTTGTTTCTAGAGAATATTAA
- the LOC130382722 gene encoding cytochrome P450 3A30-like isoform X1 has product MGFLPFLSTESWTLICICIALLALYGYAPYGFFKKLGIRGPKPWPFIGTFLEYRRGIHVFDMECFQKYGRIWGFYDGRQPVMGVMDTAMIKTILVKECYSTFTNRRDIGLNGPMQDAVSVLEDEAWKRVRSALSPSFTSGRLKEMYPIMLKYSNNVVENLRQKVAADEVIDVQEIFGPYSMDVVTSTAFSVDIDSLNQPSDPFVANIKKMMHFSFLNPLLLITVLFPFMGPVFDKLNLSFFPADVLKFFYSSLKKIKDDRTKNTHNDKQNRVDFMQLMVDSQTTENINEDGTPEKGLNDHEILSQAMIFIFAGYLTSSNTLCFLAHNLATNPEVQAALQKEIDETFENKSRPTYEPLMQMEYLDMAFNESQRLFPLGNRLERIAKASVEINGVVIPKGTAIVVPVYVLHRDPALWPEPEAFRPERFSKVNRETMDPYSFLPFGAGPRNCVGMRFALLMMKLCMVEILQNFSFVTCKETDIPVEIGTGGIPEPKNPVKLKLVSREY; this is encoded by the exons ATGGGATTTTTACCTTTTCTCTCCACCGAGAGCTGGACCTTAATTTGTATTTGCATTGCCCTCCTCGCGCT GTATGGATATGCCCCCTATGGATTCTTTAAGAAGCTAGGCATCCGTGGACCCAAACCATGGCCCTTTATCGGTACATTTTTGGAGTACAGAAGG GGTATACACGTCTTTGACATGGAATGCTTCCAGAAGTATGGCAGGATATGGGG ATTCTACGACGGTCGGCAGCCTGTGATGGGTGTGATGGACACGGCTATGATCAAAACCATCCTGGTGAAGGAGTGCTACTCCACGTTCACCAACAGACGA GACATTGGCTTGAACGGCCCCATGCAGGATGCAGTGTCAGTCCTCGAGGATGAGGCATGGAAAAGAGTCCGTAGTGCTCTGTCTCCATCGTTTACCAGCGGGCGTCTGAAAGAG ATGTATCCAATTATGCTAAAGTACTCAAATAATGTGGTGGAGAATCTTCGTCAGAAAGTTGCTGCTGATGAGGTCATCGACGTGCAGGA AATATTTGGACCGTACAGTATGGATGTGGTCACCAGCACTGCCTTCAGTGTTGATATTGATTCATTAAATCAACCCTCTGATCCGTTTGTGGCTAACATCAAGAAGATGATGCACTTCAGCTTTCTAAACCCACTGCTTTTGATTACAG TCCTGTTTCCTTTCATGGGACCAGTGTTTGATAAGCTGAACCTGTCGTTTTTTCCGGCTGATGTCCTCAAATTTTTCTACAGCTCTTTGAAAAAAATCAAAGATGATCGGACGAAGAATACACACAAT GACAAACAGAATCGAGTGGACTTCATGCAGTTAATGGTGGATTCCCAGACGACTGAGAATATCAACGAAGACGGGACCCCAGAGAAAG GCCTTAATGACCACGAGATTCTATCCCAAGCCATGATCTTCATCTTCGCTGGCTACCTGACCAGCAGCAACACCCTATGCTTTCTAGCCCACAACCTGGCAACCAACCCTGAAGTCCAAGCAGCCTTGCAAAAGGAGATAGATGAAACCTTTGAaaacaag AGCAGGCCAACGTACGAACCGCTGATGCAGATGGAGTACCTTGATATGGCATTCAATGAGTCACAGCGGCTCTTCCCTCTCGGAAATCGATTGGAAAGGATTGCAAAGGCCTCTGTGGAGATAAACGGTGTCGTAATCCCAAAAGGAACTGCCATCGTGGTCCCTGTGTATGTCCTTCACCGGGATCCAGCTCTGTGGCCAGAGCCTGAGGCCTTCAGGCCTGAAAG ATTTAGCAAAGTAAACAGAGAAACCATGGATCCTTACTCCTTTCTTCCATTTGGAGCTGGGCCAAGGAATTGTGTGGGCATGCGGTTTGCTCTCTTGATGATGAAGTTGTGCATGGTGGAGATTCTACAGAACTTCAGCTTTGTCACCTGCAAGGAGACTGAT ATTCCTGTTGAGATAGGGACGGGTGGCATCCCCGAACCCAAGAATCCAGTCAAACTGAAGCTTGTTTCTAGAGAATATTAA